In Mustela nigripes isolate SB6536 chromosome 12, MUSNIG.SB6536, whole genome shotgun sequence, one DNA window encodes the following:
- the LOC132028466 gene encoding large ribosomal subunit protein uL16-like has product MRGAFGKPQGTVARVHIGQVIMSIPTKLQNKEHVIEALRRAKFKFPGRQKIHISKKWGFTKFNADEFEDMVAEKRLIPDGCGVKYIPNRGPLDKWRALHS; this is encoded by the coding sequence ATGCGGGGTGCCTTTGGAAAGCCCCAGGGCACAGTAGCCAGGGTCCACATTGGCCAAGTCATCATGTCCATCCCTACCAAGCTGCAGAACAAGGAGCATGTGATTGAGGCCCTACGCAGGGCCAAGTTCAAGTTCCCTGGCCGCCAGAAGATCCACATCTCCAAGAAGTGGGGCTTTACTAAGTTCAATGCGGATGAATTTGAAGACATGGTGGCTGAAAAGCGGCTTATCCCAGATGGTTGTGGGGTCAAATACATCCCTAACCGTGGTCCCTTGGACAAATGGAGGGCTCTGCACTCATGA